Part of the bacterium genome is shown below.
GAACCGAATTCTTTATCCGGTAAAACCCGCAAGTCAACATCAAACCCCACTTCCAAACGGATTGAGGCCTTCGTCGGCCCTTCTCCCCAAATTTTAATAATATCCGGCAAGGAAACGAAATAGCTGATGACTTTTTTAGGATTGGAACTGGTGATTAAAATATCCACATCGCCGACGGTTTCTTTCATTCTCCGGACCGAACCCGCCGGGCTGATTTTTCTCACTCCTTTTAAGCTTTTTAAATTGGCAATAATTTCATTGACAACCGGTAAAATTTCCCCCAATAAAAATCTGCCTTTGGTCCTCTTGAGAAATTCTATGCCCTGAAGGATATTTTTTTCTGTTTTTTCTCCGAAATTAGGCAAATTTCTGATTTTGCCGGCCTTGGCGGCCTTTTCTAAATCGTTTAAATTTTTGATTTTAAGTTGTTTGTATAGATCTCCGATCATCTTCGGGCCAATGCCTTCAACAGCGCTCAACTCGTCAATGTCAACCGGCATTTTTTTCTTGAAGGTTTCATACTCCTTGATTTTTCCGGTTTTCAGATATTCTCTAATTTTTTCGGCGAGGCTTTTGCCCACTCCGGGAATTTTTTCCAAGGCCTTAATCCCGCCTTGTTTATAAATATTTTCAACGTCCTCGGACAAATTTTCCAAATTAAAAGCCGCTCTTTCAAAAGCGTATGGTTTAAAATCCACGCCCTCCATCTCCAAATAAACGGCGAGTTGATAGAATATTTTGGCAATTTCTTGGTTCTTCATAACTCACTCCCTTTCTTAAAAGGCGGCCAATAAGAAGTGGCACGGTCTTTAGGCGAAATATTTTTGAAAATAACCAGCGGCAAAAAAGCGCTGAAAATAATAAAAACCCCTACTCCGATAAACAGAGTATTAAACCCAAAACGATAAGCAATGATTCCGCCTAAAGCACTGGCTATTCCGGCTCCGAAACCAACCAAGGCCGACCTCACGCTCCATTCAAAAGCCTCTTTTCCTTTATCAATATGACGGGTAAAAATAGCGGTATAGCCGGGAATGTTCATTCCCATGCCCAGAGCATAAATTGCCTGAAGAAAATAAATATGCCAAGGCAAAGAAGAAAAAAGATAACCCAAAACCGCCATGGCGGCAAAAAGATTCCCAATTATCACAAACAATAAATCATCATACTCGCCGTGATTTCTATCCAAGTATTTCCCAAAAGGCACAATAATCAATGACTTAACAATCCAATAAACAGCGGCGGCAAAACCGGCAACTTCAATATTGCCGCCTTTTATATTGTTAGTCAAAAAAATAGCGAAAATCGGCGCCACAAAACCCAAGCCGGTTAGCAAAGCCATATCGGAAAGAATCAAAATTTTTATTATTTTGTTAATCTTAAGCATTATAAAAAATTAATTTAAAACTTTAAATTCTAAATTTTCGCCGGCCAGAGTTACCTGGATGGTGTTGCCGCGGCTGATTTCCTTGCGAAGGATTTTTTCCGCCAAAACGCCGCGGATGTTCTCGGAGATAACCTGACGCAAGGGCCGGGCGCCGAAAACCGGGCTATAACCCAATTCGGCAATTTTTTTAATAACATCATCTTCAAATTTAAGTTCAATCCCCTGGTTCTCTCCCAGAATTTTTGTTAAATCATCAAGTTGCAATTTGGCAATTTGAACAATTTCTTCAAATTTAAGCGAACGAAAAACGATAACGGAAGAAAAACGGTTAAGCAGTTCGGGTTTGAAATAATCGGTTAATTTTTGCTTCAAAGCGTCGGCAATCGCGTCCATTGTTTTACCCTGCTCAATTTCGGTCTTGATAAATTCCGAATGGGCGTTGCTGGTGGCGATAATAATCGTGTTCTGAAAATCAACCGTCCGGCCCAAATTATCGGTCAAACGGCCATCGTCAAAAACCTGAAGAAATAAATTAAGAATATCAGGATTCGCTTTTTCAAATTCATCCAACAGAATCAAACTGTAAGGTTTTTGGCTAACAGCTTCGGTTAGATTGCCCGGCACTTTCCCGTCAGGAGAGCCGATGAACCGGAAAATACTCTGCTTATCCTGGTATTCAGACATATCAAAACGAATCATTAATTCCGGCGAACCGAATTGAAGCTGTGCCAAAATTTTTGAAAGTTCTGTTTTCCCGACACCAGTCGGTCCGACAAAAAGGAAAGCGGCAATCGGTCCGCCTTTGCGGCTCAAACCGCTCCGATATTCCCGCAAGGCCCGGCTGACGGCTTTGACGGCTTCCTCCTGATTAACCAGCCGCCGATGAATTAATTCTTCAAGATTCAAAAGTTTTTCCGTTTCTTCAGGCCCAGCTCTTTGAATGGGGATTTTGGTCTGGCGCTCCACAGTCGCCATCACGTCTTCGGCCTCCAAAATTTTCCTTCCTTGATTTTGAACATTGGCCAAAGCTTCTTTTAAAACCTCTTCGGCGCTTGACGGCAAAGGTTTCGCCCGCAGATAACGATGAGACAGCACGACCGCCTGCTTGATTGCTCCGAATTTAATTTTTACCCGAAACTGATTTTCCAAAATCAAAGCGTCATAAACCAAAATTTTGACGGAATCAGCCTCACTGGCTTCATTCACCCTGATAATTTCAAAAGCCGCCGCTAAATCCGTCCGTGGTTCAATAAATTGCTGATATTCCCGCGGATAAGTCGCTCCGATAACCGGGAAGGAACCCGATTCAATCGCCGGCAATAAAATATCGCTGGCGCTTAAAAAATATTCTCCGGAAGTTTTCACAAGATTATCAATATTGGGAATGAATAAAATAATGTTTCCGGCTTGAATAATCTCGTCAACAATCTGCTTTAATCGTCCGGAAAGTTCTTCGGGCGTAGCCTTGGCGACCAGACTACTAAGCTCCAAAGAAACCAGACGCTTATCAAAAAGAGCCGGCGACACCCGATCTTTGACAATCTGATAAGCCAAACGTTTAACAATCACTTCCTTACCTACGCCGGGCTCGCCCACCAATAAAGCGGCGGGTTTTGCCGGACGAGAAAGAATGTTTAACAAGCGTTCATATTCTTCTTTATGGCCGATTAAAAAGCCGATTTTTTCGGAACGGGCCAACTCGGTCAAATCAATAGAAAATTTATCCAAAACAGGCGTTGGCCGGCTGGTCCAGGCCCGGTTCACTTCCCGCCGCCTGGTATAAAAAGGCCGGCGTATAAAACCGCCAAGAGCCGCCGGCAATCTTTTAAGCAAAGACCGCCGATAGCGGCCGAAAACCAAAACCTCCCTTAAATCATCGGGAGATAAATTGAATAAATTGAAAAACCTGATCAGACTACTGCTGTCAACCCCGTTAGAAGTATTATATTTTATGCTTCTGTCCAAAGAACCTAAATCAGACTTTATTCCCTGAGAACTTCTAACGGGGGCAACCTGAAACAAGGCCACTAAAATATTTCGCGACTCAATGAAATTTTCGTTGGCTAAAACCGCTTCCTGGTAAGCGCTCAAAACCAATTTTTCTATTTTCCCCAACAACATCTTGGCTTCCGGCCGCTCATTCAGCGACCCCTGAAGATATTCTTCCAGTTTTTGGGAAAATTCCGGCAAAGAAAGCTCTAATCTTTGAAGAGCTTCTTTTATATCGCGGCATCCAAGCAAATTTTTCAAAAGCCAGAGGTCAAAATCGCCGCCGATTACAGAAGCCCGGCTGGAAGCGTCTTCAATTAGATTATAAGTTGAAGGCGCCAAATAAGAAGCTAAATTGGCTTTGACTTTGATAGTCCTCTTGATTCTTCCTAACTCATTTAAAGAACGGTCAGCCCAATTAAAACGGAGAAGAAGGTTGGCTAAAAAAAGCGTCAAGAAAACGCCCGACCACCAGAAATGCGACGACCCGGACAATAAAAACAAAAAAACAAAAGTCAGAGCGGCTAAAATAATGTATTCAACCCAGATTATTATCCGCACCAGCCGGCGGCTGAAAACATTCAAATAAAGTCGTGGTTCTTTGAAATAAACTTCTAGCATTTTAAAAAATTATTTTATAAATTATACCCAAGGGAATCGCCGCCCAAGTTAAATACAAACCAAACCAGGCCAAAATTATCAAAAGATAGATAAAGCCGCCAGCGGCTAATCTGACGCCACGGAAAATAAATCCCAGAACATAACCGACAAAAGTATAGTTCTGATAAAGGGGCTGAAAAAGATAACGGAAGGTTACTCTTAAGGCGAAATAGCGGTCCAATCGCTCCAAAAAATTAATCAGCCGGCGGAAAAAGAAAAAAAATCCGTCTTTATACCAATGGCGCAAAAATTCGCCGATGCGATAAACAAAGCGATTGCCGAAATAAACCAAAGCCGAGACCATAAAGTAATTATAGCTTCTAGGTTAATTATTTGGTAGGGACAACTAAATTAAAAAACTAGTCGTCTACATCCTCCGGGGTAAGCTTATCCCTAAAAGATTGAGTAAATTCTGAAAAACAATTTGAGTCGCTTTCAAAAGAGCCAGCCGCGCCGACAACAAATCTTTTTCTGTTCCGATTATTCTTTCTTTTTCATAAAAATTATGAAACCCTTTCGCTAAATCCAGTGAATAACGGACCAAAATTTGCGGATTATAGTTTTTCGCCGCTTCTTCAACAACTTCGGGGAATCTCTCCGTTATCCGCATCAAATTTATGTCTTCGGGGGTGTCAAGAAGACTCAAATCAACTTTTAATTTTTCCTGCCTGCCGGCAGGCAGGGATTTTTTTATGACACTGCCGCATCTTACCGCCGCGTACTGAACGTAATAAACCGGATTTTTTGACGATTGTTCTTTAGCCAAATCCAAATCAAAATCCATATGAGTATTAGGCGAACTCATTAAAAAGAAAAATCGGGCTGCGTCCAAACCAACCTCGTCAATTAATTCATCAATTGTTATATAAGAACCGGTTCTTTTGGACATCCTGACTTCTTTTCCTTCTTTAATCAGCCGGACTAATTGTATTATTATAAAAACAAGATTTTCTTTTTTATAGCCCAGCGCTTCAGCGGCGGCTTTTACCCTGCCAATATAACCGTAATGGTCCGCTCCTAAAAAAATAATTAACTTGTCAAAATCTCTTTCAAATTTATTTTTCAAATAAGCGATGTCTGAAGTGAAATACGCTTTTTCTCCGTCTGTTTTTATTAATACCCGGTCTTTGTCATCGCCGAATTTTGTTGATTTAAACCAAGTCGCCCCTTCTTTTCTATATGTCAGATTTTTTTCATCAAGCTCATTTATTATTTTTTCAATCGCTTTGCTTTTATACAAACTTTTTTCGGAAAACCATTTATTAAACTTTATCCCTATTTTTTCAACCGCCGGTTTTATTATTTCTTTTAAAATTAATTTCGCCGCTTTTTCTCCGGCTTTTGCCGGATTTTTTTCCGCAATTTTTTTCCGCAATTTTTCAATATAATCGCCACTGTAAACCGCCTGCTCATCTCCCAGAACTGAGTGTCCTAATTTTTTTATTTGTTCGCCGGTATCGTTAATATAATATTCCCTGGCTACTTTATAACCCGCCTTTTTTAAAACATTAGCCAAAACATCTCCGCAAAAACCGCCACGGCCGTTGCCGATAGTCAAAGGGCCCGTGGGATTAGCCGAAATAAATTCAATGTTTATCTTTTTATTCCCGCCCGATTTCGAACTCCCGTATTTTTCGTTTTTCTTTAAAATTTCCCCAAGTTCGTCTTGTAAAATTTTTTCTGACAGCCAAAAATTAATAAATCCCGGCGGCGCAGTTTCTATTTTTTCAAAAAGCTTTGAGCTTTGAGCTTTGAGTTTTAAGTTTATTTCTTCCGCGATCTCCATCGGATTTTTCCCCTGTAATTTCGCCAACTGCAAAGCCACATTAGTGGAATAATGCCCGAATTTTTCGTTTTCCGGCACAAAAATTTCAATCGGCATTGATTCCTTGATAACTTTTTTGAGACAGTCGGTAATTTTTGTTTTAAGCATTAATTCAATTATACTTAAAACAAATGATTATTTCTACTAACAAACGCGCTTATTTTGACTATAAAATCCTGGAGGCCTACGAAGCCGGAATTGAATTGCTGGGGTTTGAAGTCAAAGCCATAAAAACCGGACATATAAATTTGGCCGGTTCTTACGCCGTCATCAAAGATAATCAACTCTGGCTTCTTAACGCCGACATTCCGGCTTACCAGCCGAAAAATACTCCGGCGGGCTATGACCAAAGAAGGACCCGGCGCTTGCTTTTAAAAACCGCGGAGATAAACAATCTTTCAGGCAAAACCAAAGAAAAGGGCTTGACTTTAGTGCCGCTCAAGGTCTATACTAAAAACCGCAGAATCAAGATAGAAATCGGATTGGCGAAAAGCAAAAAAGAGTTTGATAAAAGAGAAACTATCAAAAAACGCGAAGCTCAACGCCAAATCCGGGAAAGAATAAGGGAATGATTTGTTTCGATGGCAGTACTTTTATAAAACAGCAGGTTAAGGACGGCCCGTTACCTTGTCAATCATCGGGTCAAAAACAACTGTCAAAAACAATTTGACTCCTGCCTTGGCTTTTGCCTAAGCAGGCATCGCTTGATTAAAACTTGATAGATTAAAGCGGTGTAAACAATCAAGTTATAGCTGATTTTCCGGCCGAGAAAATTAGTTGAACAAAATCGGCCGAGAATTAT
Proteins encoded:
- the smpB gene encoding SsrA-binding protein SmpB — translated: MIISTNKRAYFDYKILEAYEAGIELLGFEVKAIKTGHINLAGSYAVIKDNQLWLLNADIPAYQPKNTPAGYDQRRTRRLLLKTAEINNLSGKTKEKGLTLVPLKVYTKNRRIKIEIGLAKSKKEFDKRETIKKREAQRQIRERIRE
- a CDS encoding MFS transporter, whose amino-acid sequence is MLKINKIIKILILSDMALLTGLGFVAPIFAIFLTNNIKGGNIEVAGFAAAVYWIVKSLIIVPFGKYLDRNHGEYDDLLFVIIGNLFAAMAVLGYLFSSLPWHIYFLQAIYALGMGMNIPGYTAIFTRHIDKGKEAFEWSVRSALVGFGAGIASALGGIIAYRFGFNTLFIGVGVFIIFSAFLPLVIFKNISPKDRATSYWPPFKKGSEL
- the argS gene encoding arginine--tRNA ligase; translated protein: MLKTKITDCLKKVIKESMPIEIFVPENEKFGHYSTNVALQLAKLQGKNPMEIAEEINLKLKAQSSKLFEKIETAPPGFINFWLSEKILQDELGEILKKNEKYGSSKSGGNKKINIEFISANPTGPLTIGNGRGGFCGDVLANVLKKAGYKVAREYYINDTGEQIKKLGHSVLGDEQAVYSGDYIEKLRKKIAEKNPAKAGEKAAKLILKEIIKPAVEKIGIKFNKWFSEKSLYKSKAIEKIINELDEKNLTYRKEGATWFKSTKFGDDKDRVLIKTDGEKAYFTSDIAYLKNKFERDFDKLIIFLGADHYGYIGRVKAAAEALGYKKENLVFIIIQLVRLIKEGKEVRMSKRTGSYITIDELIDEVGLDAARFFFLMSSPNTHMDFDLDLAKEQSSKNPVYYVQYAAVRCGSVIKKSLPAGRQEKLKVDLSLLDTPEDINLMRITERFPEVVEEAAKNYNPQILVRYSLDLAKGFHNFYEKERIIGTEKDLLSARLALLKATQIVFQNLLNLLGISLPRRM
- a CDS encoding ATP-dependent Clp protease ATP-binding subunit, producing the protein MLEVYFKEPRLYLNVFSRRLVRIIIWVEYIILAALTFVFLFLLSGSSHFWWSGVFLTLFLANLLLRFNWADRSLNELGRIKRTIKVKANLASYLAPSTYNLIEDASSRASVIGGDFDLWLLKNLLGCRDIKEALQRLELSLPEFSQKLEEYLQGSLNERPEAKMLLGKIEKLVLSAYQEAVLANENFIESRNILVALFQVAPVRSSQGIKSDLGSLDRSIKYNTSNGVDSSSLIRFFNLFNLSPDDLREVLVFGRYRRSLLKRLPAALGGFIRRPFYTRRREVNRAWTSRPTPVLDKFSIDLTELARSEKIGFLIGHKEEYERLLNILSRPAKPAALLVGEPGVGKEVIVKRLAYQIVKDRVSPALFDKRLVSLELSSLVAKATPEELSGRLKQIVDEIIQAGNIILFIPNIDNLVKTSGEYFLSASDILLPAIESGSFPVIGATYPREYQQFIEPRTDLAAAFEIIRVNEASEADSVKILVYDALILENQFRVKIKFGAIKQAVVLSHRYLRAKPLPSSAEEVLKEALANVQNQGRKILEAEDVMATVERQTKIPIQRAGPEETEKLLNLEELIHRRLVNQEEAVKAVSRALREYRSGLSRKGGPIAAFLFVGPTGVGKTELSKILAQLQFGSPELMIRFDMSEYQDKQSIFRFIGSPDGKVPGNLTEAVSQKPYSLILLDEFEKANPDILNLFLQVFDDGRLTDNLGRTVDFQNTIIIATSNAHSEFIKTEIEQGKTMDAIADALKQKLTDYFKPELLNRFSSVIVFRSLKFEEIVQIAKLQLDDLTKILGENQGIELKFEDDVIKKIAELGYSPVFGARPLRQVISENIRGVLAEKILRKEISRGNTIQVTLAGENLEFKVLN